From a region of the Bacillus oleivorans genome:
- the ytfJ gene encoding GerW family sporulation protein, with translation MSEHPIQGLMTTAMENLKEMIDVNTIIGDPVETPDGGVILTVSKVGFGFAAGGSEFVLDGQSNNQSGDQSAKHPFGGGSGGGVSITPIAFLIVNQHGVKMLHLDENTHLLEKILDLAPGAVEKVQQMLSKNNNQSGNDKNKSNSDDLI, from the coding sequence GTGTCTGAGCATCCAATACAAGGTTTAATGACGACGGCTATGGAAAACTTAAAAGAAATGATCGACGTAAATACGATTATTGGGGACCCTGTTGAAACTCCAGATGGCGGTGTTATTTTAACGGTTTCAAAGGTTGGTTTCGGGTTTGCGGCAGGAGGCAGTGAGTTTGTATTAGATGGGCAATCCAATAATCAAAGCGGGGATCAATCGGCGAAACATCCATTTGGTGGAGGCAGCGGGGGTGGAGTATCAATAACACCTATTGCATTTTTGATTGTAAATCAGCACGGTGTTAAAATGCTTCACTTAGATGAAAACACTCATCTGCTTGAAAAAATACTAGATCTAGCTCCTGGAGCAGTAGAAAAAGTCCAACAAATGCTTTCTAAAAATAATAATCAAAGCGGAAATGATAAGAATAAATCTAATAGTGATGACCTGATATAG
- a CDS encoding DUF2953 domain-containing protein — MKTVIWVGLIVGVLILFLIILIFTRITVEIDFYHGNDNDHLKIKFFAWFRLIRYTIDVPMVKIDKDSPALVLKEEIKPGKKEETKKEKKRRVTPATIIQSLKNVKELMTHIIHFHKIIKNFLKKIQIKKLDWHTTVGIGDASYTGVLTGIIWTLKGSILGVISKNMKLKVKPNIMVTPQFQQVISGMSFQCMIQFWIGHALIVGIKMLALWRGGMPKFQTDPSAKATNHSKEKSLL, encoded by the coding sequence GTGAAAACGGTGATATGGGTAGGCTTAATTGTTGGAGTCCTTATTTTATTCCTAATAATTCTTATTTTCACAAGAATAACGGTCGAAATTGATTTTTATCATGGCAATGACAATGATCATTTAAAGATTAAATTTTTTGCCTGGTTTAGACTGATTCGCTATACAATCGATGTGCCGATGGTGAAAATAGATAAGGATTCTCCAGCATTAGTTTTAAAAGAGGAAATAAAACCAGGAAAAAAAGAAGAAACGAAGAAGGAGAAGAAGCGGCGTGTAACCCCCGCTACTATCATTCAAAGCTTAAAAAATGTAAAAGAATTAATGACCCATATTATTCATTTTCACAAGATTATAAAGAATTTTCTTAAAAAGATTCAGATAAAAAAATTGGATTGGCACACTACAGTAGGAATCGGTGATGCAAGCTATACCGGTGTTTTAACAGGGATTATTTGGACCTTAAAAGGATCTATTCTCGGGGTGATCAGTAAAAATATGAAACTTAAAGTTAAGCCCAATATCATGGTTACCCCACAATTTCAACAAGTGATTTCGGGTATGTCATTTCAATGTATGATACAGTTTTGGATCGGGCATGCTTTAATAGTAGGAATAAAAATGTTGGCTTTATGGCGTGGAGGAATGCCAAAATTTCAAACCGATCCTTCAGCAAAAGCAACGAATCATTCAAAAGAAAAATCACTATTATAG
- a CDS encoding amidohydrolase codes for MGTLWYGGSIYTLRNEGETVEAVFTKNGKIADIGRLADLKNNYRAEIEKEFDLQGSMMVPGLVDSHMHLIGYGESLLRLDLTTLRSKQELLDQVRMRAETARKGEWIVGEGWDENNWERIEIPTAQELSEVAPSNPVLLKRTCRHAIIVNHEALKLANIDNQTPNPPGGIIERNENGEITGYLKDQAQELVYKVQPKVDGTYLENALTTAIQSAWRLGLTGGHTEDLSYYGDFLTTYASFENVILKNHMPFRAHLLIHHTVIDEWKQNRFDQPRENPFIQFGAMKIFADGALGGRTALLSQPYADESTTNGVAIHSKEELLQLVQKARSYQLPVAVHAIGDLAFEYVIEAIEKSPTPAGRRDRLIHAQILRKELVERSKKLTVIFDIQPRFVASDFPWVLERVGDKNYDYLYAWKSLLQDGIALAGGSDAPIEPIDPLLGIHAAVTRTKPDDANQQVFNPEQCLSMYEALSLFTRGSAFAENKELEYGTIESGKRADFTIFSHDLFQINHEHILDTKVAATVINENPVYINEEGPIRFG; via the coding sequence ATGGGGACACTTTGGTACGGTGGGTCTATTTATACACTTCGTAATGAGGGGGAAACAGTTGAGGCTGTTTTTACAAAGAACGGAAAGATTGCAGACATCGGACGATTAGCTGATTTGAAGAATAACTATAGAGCTGAGATTGAAAAAGAATTTGATTTACAGGGGTCCATGATGGTGCCAGGTCTCGTAGATAGCCATATGCATCTGATTGGTTATGGGGAATCCCTGCTTCGCTTGGATTTGACGACCTTGCGTTCGAAACAGGAATTGTTAGATCAGGTTAGAATGAGGGCGGAAACAGCAAGAAAAGGGGAATGGATTGTTGGAGAAGGCTGGGATGAAAACAATTGGGAACGTATCGAGATTCCAACTGCCCAAGAGCTAAGTGAAGTAGCTCCCTCCAACCCAGTTCTTTTAAAAAGAACTTGCAGACATGCGATTATTGTTAATCATGAAGCACTTAAACTGGCTAATATTGATAACCAAACACCTAATCCTCCCGGGGGCATTATTGAAAGGAACGAAAATGGCGAAATAACAGGCTACCTAAAGGATCAAGCCCAAGAATTAGTATATAAAGTGCAGCCGAAAGTCGATGGAACTTATTTAGAGAACGCTCTGACAACTGCGATTCAAAGTGCCTGGAGGCTAGGATTAACAGGCGGACATACAGAAGATTTAAGTTATTATGGTGATTTCTTGACTACTTACGCTTCCTTTGAAAATGTCATCCTAAAAAATCACATGCCTTTCCGAGCTCATCTTTTGATCCATCATACTGTAATCGACGAGTGGAAGCAAAATAGATTTGATCAGCCAAGAGAGAATCCTTTTATTCAATTCGGGGCGATGAAAATTTTTGCTGATGGTGCTCTTGGCGGCAGAACGGCATTACTCAGTCAGCCTTATGCAGATGAATCAACAACAAATGGGGTTGCGATTCACTCTAAGGAAGAGCTGCTTCAATTGGTTCAAAAGGCGAGGTCGTATCAGCTGCCAGTAGCGGTCCATGCAATCGGGGACTTGGCTTTTGAATATGTCATTGAGGCGATTGAAAAAAGTCCAACACCAGCGGGAAGAAGAGATCGTTTGATTCATGCGCAGATTTTAAGAAAGGAATTAGTTGAAAGAAGCAAAAAATTAACCGTTATCTTTGATATTCAGCCGCGCTTCGTTGCGTCCGATTTTCCTTGGGTGCTTGAAAGAGTAGGGGATAAGAACTATGATTATCTTTACGCTTGGAAGTCTTTGCTGCAGGATGGGATTGCTTTGGCAGGAGGTTCCGATGCACCGATCGAACCGATTGATCCATTATTAGGCATCCATGCGGCTGTTACACGTACGAAGCCTGATGATGCAAATCAGCAGGTGTTTAACCCAGAACAGTGTTTATCGATGTATGAGGCTCTATCTTTATTCACCAGGGGATCAGCATTTGCAGAAAATAAAGAATTAGAGTATGGGACAATCGAATCAGGGAAAAGAGCAGACTTCACTATATTTAGTCATGATTTATTTCAAATTAATCATGAGCATATTTTAGATACAAAAGTAGCAGCTACTGTTATCAATGAAAACCCTGTCTACATCAATGAGGAAGGCCCTATCAGGTTTGGCTGA
- a CDS encoding acetate kinase: protein MSNILAVNAGSSSLKFQLFQMPEEIVITKGLIERIGLKDSIFTITVNGEKVKKILDIKDHAQAVALLLEQLTGQGIIKSLDEINGVGHRVVHGGEIFHDSATITDKVIDQINQLSELAPLHNPANLTGILAFRNVLPNVPAVAVFDTAFHQTMPESSYLYSLPYEFYKKYGIRKYGFHGTSHKYVSERASELLGRPIEHLRLISCHLGNGASIAAIEGGKSVDTSMGFTPLAGVAMGTRSGNIDPALIPYIMEKTNKTADEVIEILNKKSGMLGISGFSSDLRDIEDATKQGNERAELALEVFANRIHKYIGSYAARMNGVDAIIFTAGIGENSDVIRARVLKGLEFMGVYWDPALNKVRGEEAFISYPHSPVKVLVIPTNEEVMIARDVVRLINK, encoded by the coding sequence ATGTCAAATATACTGGCTGTTAATGCTGGGAGTTCATCATTGAAGTTTCAGCTTTTCCAAATGCCGGAAGAAATTGTAATAACAAAAGGATTAATCGAGCGAATCGGACTTAAAGATTCTATCTTTACTATTACCGTAAACGGGGAAAAGGTTAAAAAGATACTTGATATAAAAGACCATGCCCAAGCGGTTGCTCTTCTGTTAGAGCAGCTGACCGGTCAGGGCATTATTAAAAGTTTAGATGAAATTAATGGGGTCGGGCATCGAGTTGTTCACGGCGGGGAAATCTTTCATGATTCAGCTACTATTACGGATAAGGTAATTGACCAAATTAATCAGCTATCTGAACTGGCTCCTTTGCATAACCCTGCAAATCTTACCGGAATCTTAGCATTCAGAAATGTGCTGCCGAATGTTCCTGCAGTTGCTGTGTTTGATACTGCATTCCATCAGACTATGCCTGAAAGCTCCTATTTATACAGCTTGCCATACGAATTCTATAAAAAATACGGAATCCGTAAATATGGCTTTCATGGTACGTCTCATAAATATGTATCTGAAAGAGCATCTGAACTATTAGGACGTCCGATTGAACATTTGAGACTAATTTCCTGCCATTTAGGCAATGGCGCAAGCATTGCAGCGATTGAAGGCGGAAAATCTGTTGATACATCAATGGGATTCACACCTTTAGCCGGGGTGGCGATGGGAACCCGTTCTGGAAATATTGATCCTGCCCTAATTCCTTATATTATGGAAAAAACAAATAAAACCGCGGATGAAGTTATCGAAATTTTAAATAAGAAAAGCGGAATGCTCGGTATTTCTGGGTTTTCCAGCGATCTTCGCGATATTGAAGACGCTACGAAACAAGGAAATGAACGCGCTGAATTAGCACTAGAAGTGTTTGCCAACAGAATTCATAAATATATAGGCTCCTATGCCGCACGTATGAATGGTGTGGATGCGATTATTTTTACTGCGGGAATCGGTGAAAATAGTGACGTAATTCGGGCTAGAGTTTTAAAAGGGTTAGAATTTATGGGTGTCTACTGGGATCCTGCTCTTAATAAAGTTCGGGGTGAGGAAGCTTTTATTAGCTATCCGCATTCACCTGTGAAGGTTCTTGTTATTCCTACTAACGAAGAAGTTATGATTGCAAGAGATGTCGTACGTTTAATCAATAAGTGA
- the rarD gene encoding EamA family transporter RarD — MNQEEKKGIIYAASSYVLWGFLPLYWKWLDHVGSYEILAHRIIWSFFFMVAFLAVTNGFYKIRQTFSYLWEDKKRIAALVSVSALITFNWLLFIYAINSDHIVQSSLGYYINPLVSVLLGIVFLKETLKKLEIFSLLLALTGVLIMTVSYGHIPWLALGLAFSFAIYGLLKKVVKLEASVGLMLETFITLPFALIFVIWLSSGQQSSFLQVDLFTTILMIGSGAVTAIPLLWFAIGAQRIPLNLVGFLQYIAPSLMLLIGIFMYNEPFTVTDQLGFAFIWSALILFTFSKMKKPDVRNRFKEKEQQLHV, encoded by the coding sequence GTGAATCAAGAAGAAAAGAAAGGGATTATTTATGCTGCGAGTTCCTATGTGTTGTGGGGATTTCTCCCCCTTTATTGGAAATGGCTGGACCATGTAGGATCCTATGAAATCCTAGCACATCGGATCATCTGGTCCTTTTTCTTTATGGTTGCATTTTTAGCCGTGACAAATGGTTTTTATAAAATCAGGCAAACGTTCTCTTATCTATGGGAGGATAAAAAAAGAATTGCAGCTTTAGTTTCAGTATCAGCGCTCATTACGTTTAATTGGCTCTTATTTATTTATGCGATAAACAGCGATCACATTGTCCAGTCGAGTCTGGGCTATTATATTAATCCGCTCGTCAGCGTCTTGCTTGGAATTGTTTTTCTAAAAGAAACACTAAAAAAATTAGAGATTTTTTCTTTATTGTTGGCCCTTACTGGAGTTTTAATTATGACGGTTTCCTATGGACATATTCCGTGGCTAGCGTTAGGGTTAGCATTTAGTTTTGCCATATACGGTTTATTAAAGAAAGTGGTGAAACTAGAAGCTTCCGTAGGTCTCATGCTTGAAACTTTCATTACGTTACCGTTTGCCTTAATTTTTGTTATCTGGCTTTCTTCCGGGCAGCAATCTTCTTTTTTACAGGTAGATCTGTTCACAACGATTCTAATGATTGGTTCAGGGGCAGTCACGGCAATCCCGCTGCTTTGGTTTGCGATTGGGGCGCAGAGAATCCCTCTTAACCTAGTAGGATTTTTACAATACATCGCCCCTTCTCTCATGTTATTAATTGGAATCTTTATGTATAATGAGCCATTTACAGTAACGGACCAGCTTGGATTTGCCTTTATTTGGAGTGCGCTTATCTTATTTACATTTTCAAAAATGAAAAAACCTGATGTCAGAAATCGTTTTAAGGAAAAAGAACAACAGCTTCATGTATAG
- a CDS encoding class I SAM-dependent methyltransferase, whose translation MLGSKVENLFHVLDETTEILMQTCHLTYLEALVETAENLFQGEILQQVDDVAKKKIEKLYQSIKLDMLSSEEIRRAFQLVTLKGMRDYVQPHHQMTPDSIGILISGLLREFLINGKLKTFTLLDPAIGTGNLVATIQNQLSDYAIEAYGVEVDDVLLKLAYVQANLQAQSIQLYNQDALEPLFIDPVDIVVSDLPVGYYPRKEFASQYELNREEGHAFSHYLFIEQSLKHTKPGGLLFFVIPNHLFEGEDAPKLHAFLKEHAFIQGLIQLPLSMFKNERNAKNLFILKKKIEGETPPKKVFMAQMPKLTNKNSVQDILTQIRAWFRQENRNK comes from the coding sequence ATGCTCGGTTCGAAAGTAGAAAATCTGTTTCATGTATTAGACGAGACAACGGAGATCTTAATGCAAACCTGTCATTTAACCTACTTAGAAGCTTTAGTTGAAACGGCTGAAAATCTATTTCAAGGAGAAATTTTACAACAGGTAGATGATGTTGCAAAAAAGAAAATCGAAAAGCTTTATCAGTCAATCAAGCTTGATATGCTATCTTCAGAGGAAATCCGGAGAGCCTTTCAGCTTGTTACCCTAAAAGGGATGAGAGATTACGTTCAGCCCCATCACCAAATGACACCTGATTCAATCGGGATCTTGATTAGCGGCTTACTGAGGGAGTTTCTGATCAATGGAAAATTAAAAACATTTACTTTGCTGGATCCTGCAATTGGGACAGGGAATTTAGTAGCAACCATTCAAAATCAATTATCTGACTATGCGATAGAGGCGTATGGAGTTGAAGTCGATGATGTATTGCTTAAATTAGCTTATGTACAAGCCAATCTTCAGGCACAGTCGATTCAATTGTATAATCAAGATGCACTAGAGCCTTTATTTATTGACCCAGTCGATATTGTTGTCAGCGATTTGCCGGTTGGGTATTATCCGCGGAAAGAGTTTGCGAGCCAGTATGAACTTAATCGTGAAGAAGGGCATGCCTTTAGTCATTATTTGTTTATTGAGCAAAGTCTAAAACATACAAAGCCTGGAGGACTTTTATTTTTTGTAATCCCGAATCATTTGTTTGAAGGAGAGGATGCACCCAAACTTCATGCCTTTCTGAAGGAGCATGCTTTTATTCAAGGCCTGATTCAATTGCCTTTATCTATGTTTAAAAACGAGAGAAACGCTAAGAACCTTTTTATCCTTAAAAAGAAAATAGAGGGGGAGACTCCTCCTAAAAAGGTATTTATGGCACAAATGCCGAAACTGACAAATAAAAATTCAGTTCAAGATATTCTAACACAAATTCGGGCCTGGTTTCGCCAAGAGAACAGAAATAAATAA
- the tpx gene encoding thiol peroxidase: MADVTFKGNPVTLVGQEVKVGDSAPNFTVLANDLSEVTLDSSKGQIRLISVVPSLDTGVCDAQTRRFNEEAANLGNVKVLTISMDLPFAQKRWCGANGIENVQTLSDHRDASFGKAYGVLMEELRLLARSIFVVDSNDKVTYVEYVSEGTNHPNYEAAIEAVKQAK, from the coding sequence ATGGCTGATGTAACATTTAAAGGTAATCCAGTTACACTTGTAGGACAGGAAGTAAAAGTGGGTGATTCAGCACCTAATTTTACTGTTTTAGCAAATGACCTCTCTGAAGTAACGCTAGACTCAAGTAAAGGGCAAATCAGATTAATCAGTGTGGTCCCTTCTCTTGACACCGGTGTTTGTGATGCACAAACGAGAAGATTTAATGAAGAGGCTGCCAATTTAGGAAATGTAAAAGTTTTAACAATCAGTATGGATCTTCCGTTTGCACAAAAAAGATGGTGCGGTGCTAACGGGATTGAAAATGTTCAAACCTTATCAGATCATCGGGATGCATCTTTCGGAAAAGCGTATGGTGTATTAATGGAGGAGCTCAGACTGTTGGCGCGTTCTATTTTTGTAGTAGACTCTAACGACAAGGTTACATATGTGGAATACGTAAGTGAAGGAACAAACCATCCTAACTATGAAGCAGCGATTGAGGCAGTTAAACAAGCAAAATAA
- the ald gene encoding alanine dehydrogenase → MRIGVPREIKNNENRVALTPAGAFHLVENGHEVFVETNAGAGSGFLDDEYVQAGARIVNTAEEAWSYDMVMKVKEPLPSEYVYFREGLILFTYLHLAAEPELTKALTEQKVIGIAYETVQLPNRSLPLLTPMSEVAGRMATQIGAQFLEKVNGGRGILLSGVPGVSRGKVTIVGGGVAGTNAAKMAVGLGAQVTILDISPDRLRELDDIFGNSITTLMSNPFNIAEAVQEADLVIGAVLIPGAKAPRLVSEEMVKSMKEGSVIVDVAIDQGGIFETTDRITTHDDPTYTKHGVVHYAVANIPGAVPRTSTIALTNVTVPYAIQIANKGYQRACLDNEALFKGINTLNGYVTYKAVADSLGLEYKDAKELL, encoded by the coding sequence ATGCGTATTGGTGTTCCTAGAGAAATAAAAAATAATGAAAATCGAGTGGCTCTTACACCAGCTGGTGCTTTCCACTTAGTAGAAAATGGACATGAGGTTTTCGTTGAAACGAATGCCGGTGCAGGCTCAGGCTTTTTAGATGATGAATATGTACAAGCCGGTGCAAGAATTGTGAACACTGCCGAAGAGGCATGGTCATATGATATGGTGATGAAAGTAAAAGAACCGCTTCCTAGTGAATATGTGTATTTTAGGGAAGGCCTGATTTTATTTACGTACTTACATTTAGCTGCTGAACCGGAGCTAACTAAGGCACTAACTGAACAGAAAGTAATCGGAATTGCTTATGAAACGGTCCAGCTTCCAAACCGTTCTCTTCCATTATTAACACCAATGAGTGAAGTTGCTGGAAGAATGGCTACGCAAATCGGTGCTCAATTTTTAGAAAAAGTAAATGGCGGAAGAGGTATTTTACTATCTGGTGTACCTGGGGTTTCACGCGGTAAAGTTACGATTGTAGGTGGTGGGGTTGCAGGTACAAATGCTGCAAAAATGGCAGTGGGACTCGGAGCCCAGGTTACGATTTTAGATATTAGCCCAGATCGATTAAGAGAATTGGATGATATTTTCGGAAACAGTATTACAACCCTTATGTCTAATCCTTTCAATATTGCAGAGGCAGTTCAAGAAGCAGACTTAGTGATAGGAGCTGTTTTAATTCCTGGTGCAAAAGCACCAAGATTGGTCAGTGAGGAAATGGTGAAATCGATGAAAGAGGGAAGCGTTATTGTGGATGTAGCCATTGATCAAGGTGGTATCTTTGAAACAACTGACCGCATTACCACGCACGATGACCCAACCTATACGAAACATGGTGTCGTCCACTATGCAGTAGCTAATATTCCAGGAGCAGTCCCAAGAACTTCAACGATTGCCCTTACGAATGTGACAGTGCCTTATGCGATTCAAATTGCAAACAAAGGGTACCAGCGCGCATGTCTGGATAATGAAGCACTATTTAAGGGGATTAATACTTTAAATGGCTATGTAACATACAAGGCTGTTGCGGACTCTCTAGGCTTAGAATATAAAGATGCGAAAGAATTGTTGTAA
- a CDS encoding EcsC family protein, with amino-acid sequence MEHSRFNQAAWENVLQWEKKLLGYEGNDFEKTYERWLYQAFEALPDHWKDPIIHSIDQWIFHIYALFHETSIQNDAKERILATAKAFNEQIQDFEGLKNLPLSQLNYIADREQSKHRLYSIIHGGLAGTGKSVFSSMSIPVTLINNIRVVQLMSYIYGYDLSSPYELMTSIKVFHAATLPKRYQGEAWLSLKRELLEQQNSAYFYDGEEQIISKEWIEFGLDELIKLVSIQLFQPKEEGKFPLLSVIFGVQFQYSLSKRVAVFAHKYYVYRYLLEHKNRLDHS; translated from the coding sequence TTGGAGCACTCAAGATTTAATCAAGCGGCATGGGAAAATGTATTGCAATGGGAAAAGAAACTGCTCGGATATGAGGGTAACGATTTTGAAAAAACCTATGAACGATGGTTATATCAGGCTTTTGAAGCCCTTCCTGACCACTGGAAAGACCCCATTATCCATTCAATCGACCAGTGGATCTTCCACATCTATGCTCTCTTCCATGAAACATCCATCCAGAATGATGCAAAAGAACGTATATTGGCAACCGCAAAAGCATTTAATGAGCAAATTCAAGACTTTGAAGGCCTCAAGAACCTGCCTCTTTCTCAATTAAATTATATTGCTGATAGAGAACAATCCAAACATAGGTTATATTCGATTATCCATGGCGGGTTAGCAGGAACAGGAAAATCAGTTTTTTCTTCGATGAGTATACCCGTGACTCTTATTAATAATATTCGGGTTGTCCAGCTGATGTCCTATATATATGGCTATGATTTATCTTCCCCGTATGAATTAATGACCTCTATAAAAGTATTCCATGCAGCCACTCTCCCGAAGCGGTATCAGGGTGAAGCGTGGTTATCCTTAAAAAGAGAATTACTAGAGCAGCAGAATTCCGCTTATTTTTACGATGGAGAAGAACAAATCATCTCAAAGGAGTGGATTGAATTTGGGTTAGATGAATTAATTAAATTAGTTTCGATTCAACTTTTTCAGCCGAAAGAGGAAGGGAAGTTTCCGCTCCTCAGTGTAATATTTGGTGTGCAATTTCAATACAGCCTTTCGAAACGAGTAGCTGTTTTTGCCCATAAATATTATGTATATCGATATTTGCTCGAGCACAAAAACAGATTAGACCACTCATAG
- a CDS encoding alpha/beta-type small acid-soluble spore protein — translation MARNNNNNQLLVPGVQQALDQMKIEIAQEFGVQLGADTTSRANGSVGGEITKRLVSMAESQLGGFSR, via the coding sequence ATGGCGAGAAACAATAATAATAATCAACTTCTTGTACCTGGAGTACAACAAGCTCTTGATCAAATGAAAATTGAAATTGCTCAAGAATTTGGTGTACAACTTGGCGCTGATACAACTTCACGTGCTAACGGTTCTGTTGGTGGTGAAATTACAAAGCGCTTAGTATCTATGGCTGAAAGCCAATTAGGCGGATTCTCAAGATAA
- the mbcS gene encoding acyl-CoA synthetase MbcS encodes MDREKLIAPDQYNIVSEIERFAQSGNRLALLLETENGQKGQLTYKELMVSASQWAYVMKNAGLEKGDAVLIILPKSIEAYIGYVAALKAGLVVIPSSEMLRAKDIEYRLTHGDAKAIIASSFLVSEVEKVTSLSNLHKFVVGESVKNWVNIAEEAKQEPAHFKTADTSRDDVSFLSYTSGTTGNPKGVIHTHGWGYAHLRTAAENWLAVKEGDTVWATAGPGWQKWIWSPFLSVLGMGATGFVYQGKFEPEKYLQLLDQYKISVLCCTPTEYRLMAKVNHLEKYKLSSLHSAVSAGEPLNREVIDTFQQYFNIEVRDGYGQTENTLLLGVMKGMKLKPGSMGKPTPGNRVAIINDEGILCPPGEVGDIAVHIESPALFKNYYKDPERTAKQFRGDYYVTGDKARMDDEGYFWFEGRGDDMIISSGYTIGPFEVEDALVKHPKVKECAVVASPDEIRGSVVKAFVVLKGDIPENPAELSKELQEYVKAHTAPYKYPRKIEYVSDLPKTTSGKIRRVELRQKELVALQNSSGSVK; translated from the coding sequence ATGGACAGAGAGAAATTGATTGCGCCAGATCAGTATAATATTGTCAGTGAAATTGAGCGTTTTGCGCAAAGTGGAAATCGTCTTGCTTTACTTTTGGAAACAGAAAATGGACAAAAGGGGCAACTAACCTATAAAGAGCTCATGGTATCTGCAAGTCAATGGGCATACGTGATGAAAAATGCCGGTCTTGAAAAAGGGGATGCCGTATTAATCATCCTGCCAAAGTCGATTGAAGCTTATATCGGGTATGTGGCGGCCTTAAAAGCTGGACTAGTTGTCATCCCTTCATCGGAAATGCTCCGTGCGAAGGATATCGAATACCGTTTAACTCATGGTGATGCGAAAGCGATTATCGCTTCTTCTTTTTTAGTATCTGAAGTTGAAAAAGTCACAAGTTTGTCTAACTTACATAAATTTGTTGTCGGTGAGTCTGTAAAAAATTGGGTTAATATCGCAGAAGAAGCTAAACAGGAGCCTGCCCATTTTAAAACTGCTGACACTAGCCGGGACGATGTTTCATTTTTATCCTATACTTCCGGAACAACTGGTAATCCAAAAGGTGTGATTCATACCCATGGATGGGGATACGCACATTTACGAACAGCTGCAGAAAATTGGCTAGCTGTCAAAGAAGGCGATACGGTTTGGGCAACAGCTGGTCCTGGCTGGCAAAAGTGGATTTGGAGCCCATTTTTATCGGTACTGGGAATGGGAGCCACTGGCTTTGTTTATCAAGGTAAATTTGAACCTGAGAAGTATTTGCAATTGTTAGACCAGTATAAAATCAGTGTATTATGCTGTACCCCGACTGAGTATCGCTTAATGGCAAAGGTCAATCATTTAGAAAAATATAAGCTATCCAGTCTCCATAGTGCAGTTTCTGCTGGCGAACCGTTAAACAGAGAAGTTATTGATACATTCCAACAGTATTTTAATATCGAGGTCCGAGACGGATACGGCCAAACTGAAAATACCCTGCTGCTGGGAGTCATGAAGGGAATGAAGCTAAAACCAGGTTCAATGGGAAAACCTACTCCTGGGAATCGTGTCGCGATTATTAATGATGAGGGGATTCTATGCCCGCCGGGTGAAGTCGGCGATATCGCTGTCCACATTGAATCTCCAGCTCTATTTAAAAATTATTACAAAGATCCTGAACGAACAGCGAAGCAATTTAGAGGTGATTATTATGTAACGGGAGATAAAGCGCGCATGGATGACGAAGGCTATTTTTGGTTCGAAGGCCGCGGTGATGATATGATTATTAGTTCAGGTTATACCATTGGTCCTTTTGAAGTGGAAGATGCTCTTGTCAAACATCCAAAAGTGAAAGAATGTGCAGTGGTTGCAAGTCCAGATGAAATCCGCGGCAGCGTAGTTAAGGCTTTTGTGGTGTTGAAGGGAGATATTCCCGAAAATCCGGCTGAGTTATCGAAGGAATTACAGGAATATGTGAAAGCCCATACTGCCCCTTATAAATATCCAAGGAAAATCGAATATGTTTCTGATTTGCCAAAGACAACATCCGGTAAGATCAGAAGAGTCGAGTTAAGACAAAAAGAACTGGTAGCTTTGCAAAACTCATCCGGTTCTGTAAAATAA